Sequence from the Bacillus thuringiensis genome:
TGCTTTTTTATTAGTTTTATATAATTGGATTCCTATCGTTGCAGAGCCGTTACTTGCATTATTAGCTATTGCAGGAGCAGCAGCAATCATTGAAACGATTACAGGATACTTTATGGGAGAATAATATATTTTCATAATACGAGAAAATGCGGAGTTTAAAAGAATGAGGGAACGGAAATAAAAAGTTGTTCATATAGTAAATAGACAGAATTGACAGTAGAGGAGATGTTTGCTGTGAGCAATAATCCAAGGCAAAATTCATATGACCTGCAGCAATGGTATAACATACAGCAACAGCACCATGCACAACAACAGGCATATCAAGAACAATTGCAACAACAAGGTTTTGTGAAGAAAAAAGGATGTAATTGTGGTAAAAAAAAGAACACAATAAAACACTATGAAGAATGAAACACTCATGTTACTGTGAGTGTTTTTTATTATATATAAAAAGCGGTATTTCTGTATTAGAAATACCGCTTTTTACTAGCTAATTTGTGCAACTGTTAGTGCTGCAGCACGGATGTCTACAGTTCCAATTAACTCGACTGGTACAATTTGAATTAAGTCACCAGGGTTTAAGTTAATAAGAATAACACCGCTGGATACGTCTACTTCACCAGTACCAATAACGTTAGAACGAACCGCTGTACCTGATCCAGGAATTATGTTAGCTGGTGTATTTAATGATAAGAAGAAACGACCAGCTTCTGGTGCAACAGGTACATTATCAAGACTAATTGTTAATGTATAACTGATTTGATAAATACCAGCTCGTAGAATTCGGATGCCGTCTCCGACACTTACTGTATCATTTATTACAGGAACAGTAATATTTGGGTTTGGACTTACGCTAGGTAATAGTAGTGGTGTAAATAATGAAGCGAACTGAGGTGCAGACGCGTTGAAAGCAAAACCGAAGGCAGGTAGTGTACTAGCTGGTTTTGCCTCACAATCGATTTTAGTAAATTCGCAATCAGAAGAGAACATGTTTTTCACTCCTTTATCTGTTTCTACTTTCAGTTAATGAAAAGGACAGGTTCTATGTTCTAGACAAGTTCCCAATTTTAAGAAATTTACATAATAATACTCGTTAAGCATGGATTGGGTGGCAGATAATTCTGCCACCCAATCCATGCTTAACTCATTATTTAGATTTAAATCGTAACATCGCGTAAGCATTGAATAGCGCAGAAGCAGCTTAAATCAACAGTAAGACAAGTGTTGGTTGATATTAATCTTGCATTTGGTACAGCTAGAAACGTACAGATTGGATCGTCACCAGGTGGTACAGGAGAAGTATCACCTAATACTACAGTTAATACACGCAATACAGCACAATCATCATCATCTATACTCTCGACACGGAAAATTGGAGATCGGCAGCTAGAAAGGCTTGCAGTTGGTGCAAATGCTTCAAAAGGTACTCCAGCTTTTGTGTATAAAAT
This genomic interval carries:
- the exsF gene encoding exosporium protein ExsF, producing the protein MFSSDCEFTKIDCEAKPASTLPAFGFAFNASAPQFASLFTPLLLPSVSPNPNITVPVINDTVSVGDGIRILRAGIYQISYTLTISLDNVPVAPEAGRFFLSLNTPANIIPGSGTAVRSNVIGTGEVDVSSGVILINLNPGDLIQIVPVELIGTVDIRAAALTVAQIS
- the cotY gene encoding spore coat protein CotY; amino-acid sequence: MSCNCNEDHHHHDCDFNCVSNVVRFIHELQECATTTCGSGCEVPFLGAHNSASVANTRPFILYTKAGVPFEAFAPTASLSSCRSPIFRVESIDDDDCAVLRVLTVVLGDTSPVPPGDDPICTFLAVPNARLISTNTCLTVDLSCFCAIQCLRDVTI